One stretch of Balneola sp. MJW-20 DNA includes these proteins:
- the pyrE gene encoding orotate phosphoribosyltransferase — MIIDKDFSRELASHLLDINAVILRPNDPFTWSSGWNSPIYCDNRLTLRYPEIRSKIAKTFTEFITDKYADVDVITGTATAGIPHAAWVAGALEKPMAYVRAKAKAYGMGNQIEGGVDKGQSTVVIEDLISTGGSAISVIEALHFVGAEVSAVLSIFTYGFDKANSRFEEAGVDLYTLTDYNTLISVAEEKGFVSSDDLELLSSWREDPAHWPNR, encoded by the coding sequence ATGATCATAGACAAAGATTTTTCAAGAGAATTAGCTTCTCATTTATTAGATATTAATGCGGTAATTCTCCGTCCAAATGATCCCTTTACGTGGTCATCCGGATGGAATTCACCGATCTATTGTGATAACAGACTGACCCTGCGCTACCCTGAGATCCGTTCAAAGATCGCAAAGACCTTTACAGAATTCATAACTGACAAATATGCTGACGTAGATGTGATCACCGGAACTGCAACCGCTGGAATTCCGCATGCAGCATGGGTAGCCGGTGCCTTAGAAAAGCCAATGGCCTATGTTCGCGCAAAAGCTAAAGCTTACGGCATGGGTAATCAGATCGAAGGCGGTGTGGATAAAGGACAGTCTACTGTGGTTATAGAGGATCTGATCTCTACCGGTGGATCAGCGATATCCGTAATTGAAGCCCTGCATTTTGTAGGAGCTGAGGTTAGTGCGGTCTTGTCCATTTTTACCTATGGATTTGATAAGGCAAATTCCCGTTTTGAAGAAGCAGGAGTAGACCTGTATACCCTCACTGATTACAATACACTGATATCGGTAGCAGAAGAAAAGGGATTTGTTTCTTCTGATGACCTTGAACTCCTTTCGAGCTGGAGAGAAGATCCTGCTCACTGGCCGAATCGATAA
- a CDS encoding cell division protein FtsX: protein MNLKYVVKEGFTGLKRAKIAATTSVFSLFIAILLLGILGRVSYNLYTQAMEIRNMVEVEVFLFDIDDGTRRQIETNLKNQELVESVTYISKDSASSVMKKEFGEGVDDLVELNFLPASYRVRVNLEAGSESISDLVSRIKNFRGVDEVQYNAALLRVMESNLSMLALVGGGLGLLILLTAVVLVYNTIRLTIYAKRDLIRAMKLVGATNKFIRSPFIVEGILQGLVAGTLAVVCVFLVFELLVPVYLPDLGVVSWPFGRWYFQVGIMFLLAIIMGWWGSRWAARRFIQETYISS, encoded by the coding sequence ATGAATCTAAAGTATGTCGTTAAAGAAGGATTTACGGGTTTAAAACGCGCAAAGATAGCGGCTACTACTTCTGTCTTCTCACTTTTCATTGCCATCCTGTTACTGGGCATCCTGGGACGGGTATCCTATAATCTCTACACGCAGGCTATGGAGATCCGTAATATGGTAGAGGTGGAGGTGTTTTTATTTGATATCGACGACGGGACCCGGCGCCAGATAGAAACCAATCTGAAAAATCAGGAGTTGGTGGAGTCCGTAACGTATATATCCAAAGACTCAGCTTCATCAGTAATGAAAAAGGAATTTGGAGAAGGCGTCGATGATCTGGTGGAATTAAACTTTTTACCGGCTTCATATCGGGTGAGAGTGAACCTGGAAGCCGGTTCAGAAAGTATCAGTGACCTGGTCTCACGCATTAAGAATTTCAGGGGAGTGGATGAAGTACAGTATAATGCGGCACTGCTGAGAGTCATGGAATCAAATTTGAGTATGCTGGCGCTGGTAGGGGGAGGACTGGGACTGCTTATCCTTTTAACAGCGGTAGTGCTGGTTTATAACACGATCCGACTTACGATCTATGCCAAAAGAGATCTGATTCGTGCCATGAAACTGGTAGGAGCTACCAATAAATTCATCCGGAGCCCATTCATCGTGGAAGGGATCCTTCAGGGACTGGTGGCAGGGACTCTGGCGGTAGTATGTGTATTTCTGGTGTTTGAACTGCTGGTTCCGGTCTATTTACCGGACTTGGGTGTGGTTTCCTGGCCGTTCGGCCGATGGTACTTTCAGGTAGGGATCATGTTCCTGCTTGCGATCATCATGGGATGGTGGGGAAGCCGCTGGGCTGCACGCAGATTCATTCAGGAGACCTACATATCCTCCTGA
- a CDS encoding putative porin gives MSRISANIVWVLFLLSGALYAQDADNLSNVEMTSDTLVTEYSDTLKTPQQEEKEELVDPWIDSIVLNSRRVNGDSLLRWQIWPDWGHFYAYREDVISFRQASTGRIDAYHIKGYLPMEQRYSMEGITLNNPVTGYTNFNLIPHRKIDGVYERYEGSLRSEISLRDYYINKPISYLNYDESKFRYRNLEFMVSQNFTDRTNLELSYWDRRDGDYYNNDEIQGSQIYARFYHHLNQKMRIRAIVLRNEFNNGEPFGYVVGDPLNFSFSRFATTPNFSGGSSDFKRLDVVTGLYIRGSGSEKEKGGVELSLSRNEKSVRGPGDQIRQDLLGFGLRSFWKIDLDRLKVDLSTRLNRQSARDSMAISIDNWIQVTGGANARFRLLKGISLTGSGEISYRDDDYSGYEATAGIELQPASWLSWKVKASVFSRVPTIQQLYWRSLTYQGNSDLDNQNGVSVFSSLDLNEEGKLSVGINGRIRLMDNPVLLRSDSTFGNAPSMFHGMATAYARFQNHRWEFETSATYQLAEYDNITDPAYRLDRMDDILWLRNDAFVKGYLFDRATFIKFGLRSVLSPFLYGSRTFNTGLEYWQAASTYQELPSWFRVDAELSARLRGMMIVLRWENALDGLGQVGYFESAGYPMPPRRLIIGIRAQFRN, from the coding sequence TTGAGTCGAATATCTGCAAATATAGTATGGGTACTATTTCTGTTATCAGGGGCACTATATGCTCAGGATGCTGATAATTTGAGTAATGTGGAAATGACATCAGACACGCTCGTGACTGAATACTCCGATACCTTAAAAACGCCGCAACAGGAAGAAAAAGAAGAGTTGGTTGATCCCTGGATCGACAGTATTGTCTTAAACTCCAGGCGTGTGAACGGTGACAGTTTATTGCGCTGGCAGATCTGGCCTGACTGGGGACATTTTTATGCCTACCGGGAAGATGTGATCTCATTCAGGCAGGCTTCAACCGGCCGGATTGATGCTTACCACATAAAGGGATATCTGCCTATGGAACAGCGGTATTCCATGGAAGGGATCACATTGAATAATCCGGTTACGGGTTATACTAACTTTAATCTCATCCCTCACCGAAAGATAGACGGAGTATATGAACGATATGAGGGTAGCCTCAGATCGGAGATCAGCCTCAGAGATTACTACATCAATAAACCGATCAGCTACCTCAACTATGATGAAAGTAAGTTCCGGTATCGGAATCTGGAGTTTATGGTCAGTCAGAATTTTACTGACCGGACCAATCTGGAATTGTCATACTGGGATCGCCGTGACGGAGATTATTACAACAATGACGAAATACAGGGGTCCCAGATCTATGCCCGATTCTATCATCATTTAAACCAAAAGATGAGGATCCGGGCCATTGTGCTGCGTAACGAATTTAATAACGGGGAACCCTTTGGTTATGTAGTCGGTGACCCGCTTAATTTTAGCTTTTCAAGATTTGCTACCACTCCAAATTTTTCAGGAGGATCATCTGATTTTAAAAGATTAGACGTGGTGACCGGACTCTATATCAGAGGATCCGGGAGTGAAAAGGAAAAAGGCGGGGTAGAGTTAAGTCTGAGCAGAAATGAAAAATCAGTGCGAGGTCCCGGAGATCAGATCAGACAGGATCTGCTTGGCTTTGGCCTGCGGTCGTTCTGGAAAATAGACCTGGATCGGCTAAAAGTTGATCTGAGTACCAGGTTAAATCGTCAGTCTGCCCGGGATTCTATGGCAATATCTATCGATAACTGGATACAGGTAACGGGAGGTGCAAATGCCAGGTTCAGGCTTTTGAAAGGGATTTCACTCACCGGAAGTGGTGAAATCAGTTATCGTGATGATGATTACAGCGGATACGAAGCAACAGCAGGGATCGAATTGCAACCGGCTTCATGGTTATCCTGGAAGGTTAAGGCATCTGTTTTCAGCAGAGTACCCACCATACAGCAGCTATACTGGCGGTCCCTCACTTATCAGGGGAACAGTGATCTGGATAATCAGAATGGAGTTTCTGTTTTTTCATCACTGGACCTGAATGAAGAGGGTAAATTGTCTGTGGGAATCAACGGACGGATCAGGCTAATGGATAATCCGGTCTTGCTGCGATCCGACAGTACCTTTGGTAATGCCCCTTCAATGTTCCATGGAATGGCTACTGCTTATGCCAGATTTCAGAACCACCGATGGGAGTTCGAGACCTCGGCTACATATCAGCTGGCAGAATATGATAATATTACGGATCCGGCATACCGTCTGGATCGTATGGATGATATCCTCTGGCTCAGGAATGATGCTTTTGTAAAAGGATATCTGTTCGACCGGGCAACCTTCATAAAATTCGGTCTCAGGTCGGTTTTATCACCCTTTTTGTATGGCAGCAGAACCTTCAATACCGGACTTGAATACTGGCAGGCTGCGAGTACTTATCAGGAACTTCCCTCGTGGTTTCGGGTGGATGCCGAATTATCTGCAAGACTTCGCGGAATGATGATCGTATTAAGGTGGGAAAATGCACTTGACGGATTAGGTCAGGTAGGCTACTTTGAGTCGGCCGGGTACCCCATGCCACCCCGCCGGTTAATAATTGGAATAAGAGCTCAATTCAGAAACTGA
- the miaB gene encoding tRNA (N6-isopentenyl adenosine(37)-C2)-methylthiotransferase MiaB: protein MADKKFYIETYGCQMNFADSEIVNSILLEDGMSPVHEAEQADVILVNTCSIRENAETKVWNRLKEFRQLKREKSDLTVGVLGCMAERIKDQIIEQEHLVDIVVGPDAYRDIPKLIEEVEDGRKAVNVLLSLEETYADIAPVRTTGNGVTAFVSIMRGCDNMCSFCVVPFTRGRERSRPMESILNEIRQLSEQGYKEVTLLGQNVNSYKDGENTFAKLMYEASQVDPEMRFRFSSPHPKDFPDELLHIIAEKPNLCNYIHIPAQAGSSSMLERMRRPYTREQYLELVEKMKSIIPGLSLSTDIIAGFCDETEEEHEQTLSLMKEVEYDLAYMFAYSERERTLAYRKFEDNVPEEIKKRRLSEIITQQMDIQAKRNKEEIGRRHLVLVEGTSKRSDDQMSGRTDTNKMVVFDRMDFSKGDYVEVEVVDSTSATLIARPVKKSSIAEFYKKEAVA, encoded by the coding sequence GTGGCTGATAAAAAATTCTATATAGAGACCTACGGATGTCAGATGAATTTCGCTGATTCTGAGATCGTGAATTCTATTCTCCTTGAAGACGGGATGAGCCCGGTTCACGAAGCCGAGCAGGCAGATGTGATCCTGGTTAATACCTGTTCTATTCGTGAAAACGCTGAGACCAAAGTCTGGAACCGGCTGAAGGAATTCAGACAGCTGAAAAGAGAAAAGAGTGACCTTACTGTAGGTGTACTTGGCTGCATGGCCGAAAGGATCAAAGATCAGATCATCGAGCAGGAGCATCTGGTTGATATTGTAGTTGGTCCCGATGCATATCGCGACATTCCTAAGCTTATTGAAGAAGTGGAAGACGGGAGGAAGGCCGTAAATGTCCTCCTCTCCCTCGAAGAGACCTATGCGGATATTGCCCCTGTGCGAACCACCGGTAATGGCGTCACTGCATTTGTATCCATTATGCGCGGATGTGATAACATGTGTTCCTTTTGTGTAGTACCCTTTACCCGGGGAAGAGAGCGTAGCCGGCCGATGGAAAGTATTCTGAATGAAATTCGTCAGCTCTCGGAACAGGGTTACAAAGAGGTAACCCTTCTGGGCCAGAATGTGAATTCCTACAAAGACGGAGAGAACACTTTTGCGAAACTCATGTATGAAGCGTCTCAGGTGGATCCCGAGATGCGTTTCCGTTTCTCATCCCCTCATCCAAAAGATTTTCCGGACGAGCTGCTCCACATCATTGCAGAAAAGCCGAATCTGTGCAATTACATTCATATTCCTGCCCAGGCAGGATCCAGTTCCATGCTGGAACGCATGCGCCGTCCCTATACCCGTGAGCAATACCTGGAACTCGTTGAGAAAATGAAATCCATCATTCCGGGACTTTCATTATCAACCGACATTATCGCCGGCTTTTGTGATGAAACAGAAGAAGAGCATGAGCAGACACTCAGCCTGATGAAAGAAGTGGAGTATGACTTGGCGTATATGTTTGCATACTCGGAGCGTGAAAGAACACTCGCTTACCGTAAGTTTGAGGACAATGTACCCGAAGAAATAAAGAAACGCCGTCTGTCCGAGATCATCACTCAGCAAATGGATATTCAGGCGAAAAGGAACAAAGAAGAGATCGGTCGCAGACATCTTGTTTTGGTGGAGGGTACCTCTAAAAGATCTGATGATCAGATGTCCGGCCGCACTGACACCAACAAAATGGTGGTCTTTGATCGGATGGACTTCAGTAAAGGTGATTATGTTGAGGTCGAAGTTGTTGATTCCACTTCTGCCACTCTTATTGCCCGCCCTGTTAAAAAGAGCAGTATCGCTGAATTCTATAAAAAAGAAGCGGTTGCATAA
- a CDS encoding phosphatidylglycerophosphatase A, translating into MLRLKQILATGFGSGYIPAAPGTAGSLLALIPLWFILETGLWYLPVLFALLWSVITLWVSPALCELWGDDPPRIVSDEWAGMAIVYITFPAESEPGESLLFFIAGFLLFRIFDILKPFGIKKLQDRPSGWGILLDDILAGFYGLMCLKTLIFAWPKIQGLV; encoded by the coding sequence ATGCTTCGGCTTAAACAAATACTGGCCACCGGGTTTGGGTCCGGTTACATTCCTGCAGCACCTGGAACTGCCGGAAGCCTACTTGCATTGATTCCGCTTTGGTTTATTCTTGAAACCGGTTTATGGTACTTACCGGTTCTCTTTGCATTATTGTGGTCAGTTATTACCCTTTGGGTATCTCCGGCCTTATGTGAGCTGTGGGGTGATGATCCGCCACGCATTGTCAGTGATGAATGGGCCGGAATGGCTATTGTTTATATAACTTTTCCTGCAGAATCAGAACCCGGCGAATCGCTCCTCTTCTTTATAGCAGGGTTCCTCCTGTTCCGGATATTTGATATCCTTAAGCCCTTTGGCATTAAAAAACTGCAGGATAGGCCCTCCGGGTGGGGTATTTTACTGGATGATATTTTAGCCGGATTCTATGGGCTTATGTGCTTAAAAACCCTTATTTTTGCGTGGCCAAAAATACAAGGGTTGGTATGA
- a CDS encoding efflux RND transporter permease subunit produces MKELFRRKYLISFFYIIVSVIGILVWRLMPIENTPELNLPKATVTYTWGRTAPEVVEQEITRKVEQEVNRLRDVTEVQSVTTQGRSSVTVTFNKNAPVEYRVLELREYLAGLSEELPASVRPPNINRQVPEELEDQQTFIVYTLNGDLAPRALLEYAEKRIRNKLLSLDGLSSINITGVRDPVLIVEFDREQVERYRMNVNRIMLDIRNQFQWRTAGFADQGSNRYSIILPPNYNDPSDISRLNIPIPNSGKMITLGDIASVSIQESPERAFRRLNGDPALTISFEKEAGADAFSLAEAILTEMDIIRSQLPERMNLRLQVDSTEELRNQFEDLQLQAMISALLVFIVVILFVRKLRAPLVIIGSVLFSILLSFITLYLLNYSLNIFTLAGLTIALGMMIDNAVVVFEHLNPSLPSGSRQRLEHIRRELPNAVVPVLGATFTTVGIFIPLLFALDELRIFLMPLAVALTTTLISSVFIAFTWIPYSLVWLTPDNAGEKHSESREWGFSNRFLLRFFALKTCLRWVLVLIIIATVGLPTFAIEEPDWNNEEESSAWPEFTQYYFDNRDVIDPWIGGITRIFFEETRFGRAWGGYNTGETIFVRINPPQGTPLEEIDKIVQSYEKIAKPHADAFEYYEVNANESFGAYMNFEVKQDLSYLSDAFAFFGEAMYLAARTGNVVISVSGFNEGNTFGSAGNNVSQTITLEGYSYNELLNLAKDLKRRLEKNRRVRDVDISSSSRWTRDDYYQYYLSLDEEEIIAKGLSKSEVSRAISMDLNPEFPFGRIEFQGQDMNLIGRMKQDEWTYEEDLMQDVRNFGDLKFNMAMLGQVEKQKELTEIRRNNQSYQRSVTFNFLGSYQMSEDYLKRVIESTPVPVGSKIVERRGFFGFGGSEENRNYIFIGLLSILSVWMIVSALLESFKYPLFVIMAVPFSFIGIMAGSLFNELTFDRGAISGALLSIGVVVNNAILIYHQKQLENGKGIFGFRAWVYVYRKRMRAILITTITTVSGLLPMMLLGGDEFWENLAIVVIWGLSFSTIILLIMTGIRSGREEKIPGRSGEIEDQIDD; encoded by the coding sequence ATGAAGGAATTATTTCGCCGTAAATACCTGATCTCCTTTTTCTATATCATCGTTTCGGTGATCGGGATACTCGTATGGCGATTAATGCCTATTGAAAATACACCGGAACTAAATTTACCAAAGGCTACGGTAACCTATACCTGGGGAAGAACGGCGCCTGAGGTAGTGGAACAGGAGATCACACGTAAAGTAGAGCAGGAGGTCAACCGCCTGAGGGATGTCACCGAAGTTCAGTCGGTTACCACTCAGGGACGATCCAGCGTAACGGTCACTTTCAATAAAAATGCCCCGGTAGAATATAGAGTACTGGAACTCCGGGAATATCTGGCAGGCTTATCGGAAGAACTTCCGGCCAGTGTTCGTCCTCCCAATATCAACCGGCAGGTTCCGGAAGAACTGGAAGACCAGCAGACCTTCATTGTTTATACCCTGAATGGAGATCTGGCACCTAGGGCATTGCTGGAATATGCTGAGAAGAGGATCCGGAACAAGTTATTATCGCTTGATGGACTTTCTTCTATCAATATCACCGGGGTGAGGGATCCGGTACTTATTGTGGAATTCGACCGGGAACAGGTTGAGCGTTATCGTATGAATGTTAACCGGATCATGCTGGATATCCGGAATCAGTTCCAGTGGAGAACCGCCGGATTTGCGGATCAGGGGAGCAATCGATACAGTATAATCCTCCCTCCGAATTACAATGATCCCTCTGATATTTCCCGTCTCAATATCCCGATCCCGAACTCGGGAAAGATGATCACGTTAGGTGATATTGCCTCAGTTTCCATACAAGAGAGTCCGGAAAGGGCTTTTCGCAGATTGAACGGGGATCCTGCTCTGACCATCTCATTTGAGAAGGAAGCCGGTGCTGATGCTTTTTCGCTGGCTGAAGCAATCCTTACTGAGATGGATATCATCCGGTCACAGTTACCGGAAAGAATGAATCTCAGGCTGCAGGTGGATTCAACCGAAGAGTTACGCAATCAGTTTGAGGACCTTCAGTTACAGGCAATGATCTCTGCACTCCTGGTATTTATTGTAGTGATCTTATTCGTAAGAAAACTAAGAGCTCCCCTGGTCATCATCGGATCGGTTTTGTTCTCGATCCTTCTGAGTTTCATTACTTTATACCTGCTGAACTACAGTCTGAATATATTTACTCTGGCAGGTCTTACCATTGCCTTGGGTATGATGATTGATAACGCTGTAGTGGTATTTGAACACCTGAATCCTTCGCTTCCATCTGGTTCCCGACAGAGACTGGAACATATCCGCAGGGAACTCCCAAATGCAGTAGTTCCGGTACTTGGTGCCACTTTTACCACGGTGGGGATCTTCATACCTTTGCTCTTTGCCCTGGATGAACTCAGGATCTTTCTGATGCCACTTGCCGTAGCCCTGACTACCACTCTGATCAGTTCAGTATTCATAGCTTTCACATGGATACCTTACTCACTGGTCTGGCTGACTCCTGATAATGCCGGGGAAAAACATTCGGAGAGCAGGGAATGGGGATTTTCTAACCGTTTTCTGCTACGTTTCTTTGCATTGAAGACTTGCTTAAGATGGGTGTTGGTGTTAATCATTATAGCCACAGTAGGATTGCCAACCTTTGCAATTGAAGAGCCGGACTGGAATAATGAAGAGGAAAGTTCAGCCTGGCCTGAATTCACTCAATATTACTTTGATAACCGGGATGTGATCGATCCCTGGATCGGTGGGATTACTCGTATATTCTTTGAAGAAACCCGTTTTGGAAGGGCATGGGGAGGATATAATACCGGGGAGACCATTTTTGTGCGTATTAACCCTCCGCAGGGAACTCCCCTGGAAGAGATCGATAAGATCGTGCAAAGTTACGAGAAGATAGCAAAACCCCACGCAGATGCATTTGAGTATTATGAAGTAAATGCAAATGAGTCATTCGGGGCGTACATGAATTTTGAAGTCAAGCAGGATCTCAGTTACCTGAGCGATGCTTTCGCTTTTTTTGGTGAGGCGATGTACCTGGCCGCCAGAACCGGAAATGTAGTGATCTCTGTCAGTGGATTTAATGAAGGGAATACCTTCGGATCCGCAGGTAATAATGTATCACAAACGATTACTCTGGAGGGCTATTCCTATAATGAATTACTAAACCTGGCTAAGGACCTTAAACGCAGACTGGAAAAGAACCGCCGTGTGCGGGATGTGGACATTAGCAGCAGCAGTCGATGGACACGTGACGATTATTATCAGTACTATCTCAGCCTGGATGAAGAGGAGATCATTGCTAAAGGGCTTAGTAAAAGTGAAGTATCCAGGGCGATCAGTATGGACCTGAATCCTGAATTCCCATTTGGCCGGATAGAGTTTCAGGGGCAGGATATGAACCTGATAGGTCGCATGAAACAGGATGAGTGGACCTATGAAGAAGATCTGATGCAGGATGTCCGGAATTTCGGAGACCTGAAGTTTAACATGGCGATGCTCGGTCAGGTTGAGAAGCAAAAAGAACTCACAGAGATCCGTCGCAATAACCAGTCGTATCAACGCAGTGTTACATTTAACTTTCTGGGGAGTTATCAGATGTCTGAGGATTATCTAAAAAGGGTTATAGAAAGTACACCGGTCCCGGTTGGTTCCAAGATCGTTGAGAGAAGAGGGTTCTTTGGGTTTGGAGGAAGTGAGGAGAACCGGAATTATATATTTATAGGCCTGCTTAGTATTCTTTCAGTATGGATGATCGTTTCTGCATTGCTGGAAAGCTTTAAATACCCGCTCTTTGTGATCATGGCTGTTCCCTTTAGCTTTATCGGGATCATGGCCGGAAGTTTATTTAATGAACTGACCTTTGACCGCGGGGCTATATCAGGGGCTTTATTGAGTATTGGTGTGGTAGTGAATAATGCTATTCTGATTTACCATCAGAAGCAACTGGAGAACGGAAAGGGGATATTCGGTTTCCGTGCCTGGGTGTATGTATACCGCAAAAGAATGCGTGCCATTCTGATTACCACGATAACCACAGTGTCCGGACTCTTACCCATGATGCTCCTTGGCGGAGATGAATTCTGGGAGAACCTGGCTATAGTAGTGATCTGGGGACTTTCTTTTAGTACGATCATTCTCCTGATCATGACAGGGATACGGTCAGGGCGTGAAGAAAAGATACCCGGGCGATCAGGAGAGATAGAAGATCAGATCGATGACTGA
- a CDS encoding competence/damage-inducible protein A encodes MDAQIISIGNELLIGDTVNTNASWLGDYLTGVGFDVKEVHTIPDDQQIITHYLDYAIHNADLVICTGGLGPTHDDITKKAVADYFEVGYKLDEEVLNFIKDIFQKRNIPFTDSNRQQAEVPENSEVLFNTQGTAPGMWFDTGKASLAVLPGVPYEMKYLIRNRIAPKLREKFGSIGYRYSRYIKTAGIGESTLSDKIIGDLSDYMTNGISMAYLPAPGGVVLRVNAHADTEEDARELTAEIADEIYKRAGDYIYGEGKDTELARELGVILKKKGLMLAVAESCTGGLVSNSITDIPGSSDYMAGGVVSYSNKAKSDLLDVKIESLQQYGAVSKEVALQMAKGVAEKMHADIGLSTTGVAGPGGGTEEKPVGTVWIGFWSREEHFAIKARLTNDRLLNKERSKMVVLETCRRTLLGMEELPYDLKKQLP; translated from the coding sequence ATGGACGCTCAAATCATCTCGATCGGCAACGAATTACTTATAGGCGACACCGTTAACACCAATGCATCCTGGCTGGGAGACTACCTGACCGGAGTGGGATTTGATGTTAAAGAGGTTCACACCATACCTGATGATCAGCAGATCATTACCCACTACCTGGATTATGCCATTCATAATGCGGACTTAGTGATCTGTACCGGAGGACTGGGTCCGACTCATGATGATATAACCAAAAAAGCTGTAGCGGACTATTTTGAGGTCGGGTATAAACTTGATGAGGAGGTACTGAATTTCATCAAAGATATCTTCCAAAAGAGAAATATCCCTTTTACGGATTCGAACCGGCAGCAGGCCGAGGTTCCTGAAAACAGTGAAGTGCTATTCAATACCCAGGGAACCGCTCCCGGTATGTGGTTCGACACGGGCAAAGCATCACTGGCTGTACTTCCGGGGGTGCCCTATGAAATGAAGTATCTGATCAGGAACAGAATAGCGCCAAAACTCAGAGAAAAGTTCGGCTCTATTGGTTACCGCTACTCACGCTATATCAAAACTGCAGGAATAGGGGAAAGTACCCTTAGTGATAAGATCATCGGAGATCTGTCAGATTATATGACCAATGGTATTAGTATGGCTTACCTGCCGGCACCAGGCGGCGTGGTCCTTCGTGTTAATGCTCACGCCGATACAGAGGAGGACGCCCGTGAATTAACCGCTGAGATCGCGGATGAGATCTATAAAAGAGCAGGTGATTACATTTATGGAGAGGGAAAAGATACCGAGCTAGCCAGGGAACTCGGAGTAATATTAAAGAAAAAGGGTCTCATGCTTGCGGTTGCAGAAAGCTGCACCGGAGGCTTGGTAAGTAACAGTATTACGGATATTCCGGGTAGCAGTGATTATATGGCCGGAGGGGTAGTTTCCTATTCTAATAAGGCAAAATCTGATCTGCTGGATGTAAAGATCGAATCACTACAACAATACGGAGCTGTGAGTAAGGAGGTGGCGCTCCAGATGGCAAAAGGGGTTGCGGAAAAGATGCATGCTGATATCGGTCTTTCTACTACCGGTGTTGCAGGACCAGGAGGAGGAACGGAGGAGAAACCTGTTGGTACTGTGTGGATAGGATTCTGGTCACGTGAAGAGCATTTTGCAATAAAAGCCCGGCTCACCAATGATCGTCTTCTTAATAAAGAAAGAAGTAAAATGGTGGTCCTTGAAACCTGTCGCCGGACTCTTCTTGGAATGGAAGAACTTCCCTACGACCTAAAAAAGCAACTCCCTTGA
- a CDS encoding CDP-alcohol phosphatidyltransferase family protein, with the protein MQNIPNILSTTRLLLAPVFLFMYIQDALVWRSLSVAVFAVAAVTDYFDGKIARYYQVESDYGVFVDPLADKFLTFAGFLCLPFLDSSQFPWWAVGVILFRDIVITVLRLYAGRKNLEMKTRITAKIKTMVQMIFLYTVLLLGVFKESDIDFADQAEIFFNTGVLFYGMIIVTVITIYSGIEYLIMNPHLFRQEKRS; encoded by the coding sequence ATGCAAAATATCCCAAACATACTGAGCACTACCCGACTGTTGTTAGCACCGGTTTTCCTTTTCATGTACATACAGGATGCACTGGTCTGGAGATCACTGAGTGTGGCAGTATTCGCAGTGGCCGCTGTAACGGATTACTTTGACGGCAAGATCGCTCGCTACTATCAGGTCGAGAGTGATTATGGGGTATTTGTGGATCCGCTGGCGGATAAATTTCTGACTTTTGCCGGATTTCTGTGTCTTCCCTTTCTGGACAGCAGTCAATTCCCATGGTGGGCTGTCGGGGTGATCCTTTTCCGTGATATTGTCATTACTGTGCTCAGACTTTATGCCGGCAGAAAGAATCTGGAAATGAAGACGCGCATTACTGCTAAGATCAAGACCATGGTACAGATGATCTTTCTGTATACGGTCTTATTACTTGGAGTATTTAAAGAGTCTGACATTGACTTCGCCGACCAGGCAGAGATTTTCTTTAATACCGGAGTACTTTTTTACGGGATGATCATAGTAACCGTCATTACCATCTACTCAGGAATTGAGTATCTGATCATGAACCCTCATCTCTTCCGACAAGAGAAACGATCCTGA